The Streptomyces noursei ATCC 11455 sequence GCCGATGGACGCCCGGTGGGCGTTGAGACCGGTCCCGAACAGCACGTTCATGTTTTCGGTGTCCAGGTCCCACAGCATGCGGTTGTCGGTCACGCCGGGCGGGAACGGCCGGCCCGGCCGCTCGAACGGCGGGTGGTGGGGCGAGGGCAGGTAGGAGGGGAAGTAGGCGACGAACACGTAAGGGATGCCCAGGTGCTCGGCCGCCGTGCTCGCGCCGGCCGCGGCCGGGAGCAGACCGGTCGCCAGGATCACGTCGCATCCCTCGGCCGCCGTGACGACCGCCTCGTACGTCGTGGCGGTCATCGCCGCCGCGCGTGCGGGCAGCCCCTCCGCGGGAGCCTTCGTCTTCCCGGTGAGCACCCCCTTCACGAACGGGCGCACCGGCTCGCCGATCGGCACCAGCGGGAGGCCGACGGAGTCGAACAGCTCCGCGAAGTCCGGAGGCGTGCACATCCGCACGTCCACTCCGAGGTCCCGCAACTGCACCGCAACCGCAACCAGCGGTTCGACGTCTCCGCGCGACCCGTAGGCCATCAACAGCACACGCATGTAGTGAGTCTCGTTTCGTGGGATTCCGCGCTCGGCCTGGCCTCGGGGTTCCGGGTCAGGAGGGCGATTCTGCGGCACCCCCGGGGTCTTGCGGCAAGCCCCCCTGTGCGCTATATCTTGATCATGGAAAGAGCGGCTGCTTCCCTTTCCAGCTCTGGTCCGCTGCTGACGGACGAGCACACGCAAGTCACCACTCCCGCTTTCGCGTTCTCGCGCCTTGAGCGTCTGCGGCGCTCCGAGCCTCGATGGGTTTCCGCGCAGGCTCCGCGCACGGCTTGAAGCCCCTTGCTCCTTCTCGGGTCGGCCCTCCTGGACGCAGCCACTTCCGGCGCAAGCAATCCCCAACCCTCTGCAGCCAGAGATGTTCATGAGATGACGCCATCGCCTGGCGAGGCGGCGGGAAGGGAGTGCTGTGACCGTGTGGGAAGTCGAGGGGCGAAACGGAGCCCGCTGGGCGCTGGTCTCCGTCGCGTTGGGTGTCTTCTGCATCCAGCTCGACTCGTTCGCCCTGAACCTGGCCCTGCCGCACGTCAGGGACGAACTCGGCGTATCCAGCGGGGAGTTGCAGTGGGCGGTCGGTTCGTACCTCCTGTCGTGCGGCACACTGATGTTGGGCGCGGGCCGGATGAGCGATCTGTTCGGCCGGCGCCGCCTGCTGGTCGGGGGACTGGCGCTGTTCGGACTGGCGTCGCTGTGGTGCGCACTGGCGCCCTCGCTGCCGGCGTTGGTGGCGGCCCGCGTGGTACAGGGCGCGGGCGGCGCGTCGATCATGCCGGCCGGACTGGCGCTCCTGACGAACGTCTTCCCGCCCGCCGTGCGCGGCCGGGCCACGGGGTGGGCGCTGGGCATCGGCGGACTGGCCACCGCCTGCGGCCCCTTCGTCGGCGGTGCCCTGACCCAAATGGTGTCCTGGCGGGCAGTGTTCTGGCTCAACGTGCCGCTGGGTGTGGTGGCTGCGATCTGCGCCCGTCGGGCCCAGGAGTCGCGGGACACCACGGTCTCCGGGCGCGTCGACTGGCCGGGGCTGGCCACCGGGACCGCCGCCATCGCGGCCCTGGCCCTCTTCGTCGACCGTGGCCCGGTATGGGGCTGGACGTCCCCCGCCGGCCTCGGCGCGCTGTGCCTGGTGGCGTTGGCGCTGGTGGCCTTCGCACGGATCGAACTCCGCACGGCCGATCCGCTGATCGCGCCCGCGCTGTTCCGCAACGGCGCTTTCGTGGCGCTGACCGCGGCGGGCGCGGTGGCCAACGCCGCGACCGTGGTGTTCCTCTTCGTCGTACCGCTCTCCCTCCAAGACGGCCAGCGGCTGACGCCGTTGACGGCCGGGGTGGCCTTCATCGCCCCCGCCGGGGCCATGGCCGCCGCCGGCCCCTTCGCGGGCCGGGTGACCAGCGCACGCGCCGTACCGGTGATGGCGACGAGCCTGGG is a genomic window containing:
- a CDS encoding MFS transporter, encoding MTVWEVEGRNGARWALVSVALGVFCIQLDSFALNLALPHVRDELGVSSGELQWAVGSYLLSCGTLMLGAGRMSDLFGRRRLLVGGLALFGLASLWCALAPSLPALVAARVVQGAGGASIMPAGLALLTNVFPPAVRGRATGWALGIGGLATACGPFVGGALTQMVSWRAVFWLNVPLGVVAAICARRAQESRDTTVSGRVDWPGLATGTAAIAALALFVDRGPVWGWTSPAGLGALCLVALALVAFARIELRTADPLIAPALFRNGAFVALTAAGAVANAATVVFLFVVPLSLQDGQRLTPLTAGVAFIAPAGAMAAAGPFAGRVTSARAVPVMATSLGVGAVVLLGAAFVSGLPLYLAAVTAGGAALGVGNALTLTATQGVIRPERAGEASGLTKTVITVAAGLGVVAAGPATDPGGTAATGDNGPLAVAGAGCLAACLLLVLWRWVRRRRRARRSQEPVPSASDSVVR